The sequence CATTCAAAACCTAATGGTGGAATCTTTAAGGATAAAACTGAAAGAGAAATTCTGctgccaccaccaccaccaccacctcccAAAAAATTGCAACCAGATTCAAGAGAGAAGCAGGGCCCAACAGTTGCCAGAGAAGAAGAGGATGACATATTTCTGGGAGAGGGCATTGAGTATGATGTCCCTGGCAAAGACATGAGTCAAAGCCCTATTTCAGAGGACATGGAAGAGTCTCCTAGAAACAAGGATAGAAATTATGTCAGCGAGCCTGTTTATGGTCCAGTTCCTCCATCTGGACCTTCTCAGGAATGGCAAGACCTGGTGAGTGGATAGTCTTTAAGGAGTTCTAATGATAGTAAATGGACTGAATATATAATGTTTTCTGATTTATCATGTTTTTGAGAAATTGTTTCAAATATCACTTAAAATTTACCTTTGTGCTGTCTTTTCAGAATGGATATGATGCAATGCAAGCACAAGCATTGGCTGGTGGATACCAGGGAGAGTGGCAGGAGTATCAATATGCTGAGCAATTGGCATATCCTGAACAGTATCTCCAGCAAACAATGCAGGGATATGACATGCAGGCGGCATCAAACATTCAAGATCCTCGATTCATGACTCAGGAAGAGAAGGATCGAGGCTTAGGATCAGTGTTCAAGCGAGATGATCAGAGGCTTCAGcaattgagagagaaagatgCCAGAGAAAAAGATCCTAATTTTATCTCAGAGAGTTATTCTGAATGTTACCCTGGGTATCAAGAGTATAACCGGGAGGTCGTTGACAGTGATGATGAAGATGACTTGTCAAAAATGGATATGGGTGGACGGGTAAGTGATCTAACTGCCAATAAATTGATCCATTTCTGCCTCTTTTACCCTAAGTGAAGTCATTTATTAAGTACTTTAAAATGTTACAGTAACTCTCATCCCGGGGCTATTTTAGAGTTGTTGCCCTGTGGTTGTGTGATGCAAATGAAGATCTTTGGCTAAAATGTATCATCAGTCCGAGGGACTTGATAACTTAGTGCTAATACTGTTGTTAAAACTCTGTTTAACAGGCAAAAGGTCGTCTTCATAGATGGGACTTTGAGACGGAAGAAGAATGGGCGAAATATAATGAGCAGAAGGAAGCAATGCCGAAAGCTGCATTCCAGTTTGGTGTGAAGATGCAAGATGGTAGGAAGACGAGGAAGCAAAACAAGGACCAGAAACTCAATAACGAGTTACACCAGATTAACAAAATACTAGCGAGAAAGAAAATGGAGAAGGAAAATGGTgatggaggaggaggaggaggaggaggaggccaTTTAGATGATGATATGCAACATACTAAGAAGGCAAGAATATGATGTCTGGAATCAGAACATTGATAAATTTTCATTGAGCAGCATATATCAATATTGGACTTTTGACTTAGAGGTTCAGATTTCAACTTCTACTAGGAGTCCGTCACCATCATCTGCTCGCCTTTGTAAAATGAAAGGCACTATAAATGTAACAGTCCGTGATTAGCTTTTTACTTACTAAATTGTTTGTTTATCTAATTCAATGCTAGTTTTTTTCCTTGGAGATGAAATCTTGTAAATATAGTTCAGAATCCAAATCTTTTGCTGCCAGTTGAGGCTTTTTCAATGTGAGCAATTTGCCTTGAACAATGTTAAACTGTTTACTCCAAGGTTGCTCGTTGCAGGACTTGGGACTGATTGATTACAAAACATATTAGTTAGCTGTCTCTCTTTGTGGTGTTAGAGTATCTCTACGGGGGTTTACAAACTTTGGGTGACATCTAGTAAAAAATGACACCTAAATTTTAGGTCCCATTAGAGCCTTTTGTTATTTTAAGATTTGATAGGGTAAAAAAGATATCAATCAAACAAGCTGGactgaaaatgtaattagtgcaGAAATGTATGCTTTCTTCTGCGCCAGACCCGTCTCATCTGGTACCGTCATCGTAGTCTTCACTTCCCTTTTTGCATCAGTTTATTTATTTCATGAGGAACAATTACTGTTTGTTACTAATGTTGGTAATAAACTAAAATTAGATACAACCATTCTAATAGTTGGTTATCATTTCTGTACATTGTTTTGACTAAATTATACTTTATTCATGTTTGGATGACACATTTGTTACGATCTGAGAGCCTTGATATCTCTGATACATGAAAAGATGAGTTACAAATAAAATAGTCGGCTACATGATATATAAGCCTTCATATCTCCAGTTTATTTGGTGTAATTAGCATTATATGATTTTTCAACATAACTAAAACGCTAACATTTTCTTCAAGCCCTGGTCTTGGCTTTTGGTGAAATAAGAGGTAAAAAtccctttaataaaaaaatttatattttaaagttcaaaataaatttcaataaagaacaaacaaaGTATATTATTAAGAATTATACCATACGTATTATTGTATTATTGTATTCACCAAATACTTAGTTTTACCAATATCTAAAGGATGCTTCACACTTTCTTTCCATTCAAATCACTCTTATTCTATTACTATCACTTATCATAAAAAGTTTCTTAGAAAATCGTCGCTTCTCACGGTCTCACCTACAATACAAGACATATAAATTCTTATAATAAACGAGTTCCTTTAGCATTTCGAGATACAAAATCATTAATGATAACATCAAAATCAATCTTTTTTTAACATATCCTCCTGAATAGCTAAAGTTGTTAAACCATTCAATCTTTTCCGTGACATTGATGATCTCaagtatatttttattaatttaatcttTGAAAAACTTCTTTCAACTAATGTTACAGTCACAAACATAGTTAATAAAATCCTATAAGTAATTGAAACATTTAAATAACAATCCGTAGATTTGACAAATATAGGAATTTTACTGGAGGATAACAATTATGTTAGCAATACTTTCAATTCAGAGAAAATATTATCCAAATCAACATCCGATAAATTGCCATGAGAAATGGTAGAGTGAAAATGAACAAACATTCAACTCATTATCATCTATAATGACTTTAACTTATTTGATcatataaaaattcaaaaatattttcaaatgtttttgATTACTAAAATCTATTCCCTAAATTCCCTATTAGAAGTAATTGCCATATCCATCACAACAAAAATTATATGATTTTTCAGGTGATTGAACCTCTTCATTTTCATTATTCTCCCCAAAATGATTTTTTCTAATAACACAACGTTTTATGGAAAAGTTAGGCCCTACATCCATTTTAAATGCAAGACTTTTAGCAATATTTATAGTTGTAAAGCCTTCACTTCCATACTTTTCAAAATATAGACATTAGTCCTTCTCATGTCAAAATCAGACCGTTAAAGAATCGAAAAGCATAGAGGGTCAAGAGTTAGGGTTTTAACCGGGGTTCAAAAAATaatgtaaaattatatttctattcATATTGAATCTTATAACATAGTAAAATATCaacaatattaataaaaattatattatttataatatttatttaatactaATTCATTCATGATAATTTGagatatcaaattaataaatttatttaatactAATTCAAGAGAGAACAAAACCTCCTGACACAACCTAGTATGACACAATCTTTTCCAGTCTCTGCAAGCCCACCTTTACAAAGATCACGAATATAAACTCGCCACACGACATTAAAAAAACCCGGATCATCATCTAGAAAAAGAGAACATATGGCATCACTACAATAAAACTACTCAATACGACCCCGTCTTTAAGGCCTTTGATCGATAAGTCTCAAAAGATCCAGTCAAGGATCCATCCGATACAGTAATCACACGCGATCTCGTGAATCACAGATCTAACGAGTTTAAGGGATATCAGGTCCCGATATCTAGACGCATGTCCACCTATCAACATGTGACACGTAGCACGTCTCGTTTTTAAACTTATAACCGTTTGCTACGTCTCAACCATattataaatagagtaagcACAACTCAAGGTACGAtacttcattcattcattcattcattaagCTTTACATCTTAGTTTGATTTACTGATGtgttcatcctcaagtctttCCTGAAACTAACATAGGCATCAGAGCGGTTTAGCTGGACAAATGAGGCCTTGTTTTTATCCAATTGCATGTTTACAAGTGGACTTACAAGGTTCAACCACGTAAAATTGGTGCAGTGAGCATAGATTAAACATAACAATGACTAGCTTAAACTATTTCATCCAATTTCCATCCTCTAGTGCACTCCATGCGTCTAGAGTCCAAAGAGCGGCGGAAGAAGAAACACGCCAACAGTTTCAGGCCAACATGACCTAGATTTGGAGATGGTGAAGGATGTTTAAGTTTTAGTCGCCCAACAACAAAATCTCTTAGGCATAATCTCGTGACGACTAGTAGAAAACATATGATCTGTCCATAACATCATCAATATTTTACTATAAGAACACGTCATCCAAATGACAAAAGTCAAAGAGAATATGGAGATAATAGAAGAAACTAATTGGTGCATGAACAATCCTGGGAATACCAACTGCTCAATTGAACACCACATTGTTCGAAGTTGCCGTCGTGATCAGGACGGATCACCAAGGAACTGATTGAGGGATTTTGGCGCCTGGTTAAGGGGAGAAGAAGACTCTCCAAAACTCCATTTGCACGAAATGTAAGGAATTCCAACAAGCAGTCTCTCGAGATATCGACCcagataaaagaagaaaaatgacCATCCCTAAACAGGAGGACCCCAGACTCAAACCACATAAGGACCCAACACAAATCTACCGAGTCCCGATCTGTCAGCCAGGAAAAGATAACCGATACAAATCTGATATCATGCGAATATAAACTCATCATGTGGCATTTATGAAATCCGAAACATTGCCCGGAAAAAAAGAACACGTGGGATCACCACAACAAAGCTGCTCAATACGACTCCATCTTGAAGGCCTTTGCTTGGGAAGTCTCAAAAGATGCTATCAAGGATCCACCCGTGATTGACAGCAAGCACGTTTGATCCTGTGAATCACAAACCTAGTGGGCTTAAGAGATAGCAAGCCTCGATATCCGGGCGCACGTTCACCTATGAATAGGTGACACGTAGCACATGTCGCTCCTTATAACTGTCTTCTACAACTCGATCAACgtataaataaagtaaacacaATTCAAGGTATAATACTTCATTTATTCATTTAAGCTTACATTTTAGTTTTGATTTGCTGTTATGTTCATCCTCAAGTTTTCCCTAAAACTGATTTAGGTATCGGAACGGATTAACTGGACAAGGTCCCCTTTTAATCTTGTTTTTGTACAATTGCAAGTTTACAACTGGACTTACAGAACTCAACCACATCAtttatcttttacttttttaaatttatttgaaatagTTTTAATGAACTTTCTATAATATATACACACCAAAATtcttatattaattataatttattattattattattatcattattattattattacaccAAAATtcttatattaattataaatttattataaatttattattattattatttttctttgttctttactataatatttttaaattaatattaaaattactataagtttttaatagtttaaaaaaaatatagtttttttttattcatttcataAAGTTACTACGAATGGGTAAAAAGCTATCAAAATagtctcaattttttttaagaaagaaCCGATTTAGTCTTTACATATAAACATGGTCGGTCCTGATATTTTAGGGGCTCCAGGCGAAATAAGAAATAATGGacccttaattaaaaaaattgtacttaaaattCTAAAACTAGAAATTTGGGCCCTTTTtagacctaaaatatcatattatttgatcgatttttaaacataatgggtattataactaaatttataacaaaaaaaatagtatatattcaataaaattaaaaattttgggCCCTGGGCGGCCGCACCCGGGCCtatgcccagggccggccctgcaTATAAAACAACCCAATTTTAGTCTCAATCACTTATCAAGTGgtacaattaaaatattcaCTAGCTAACATATATTGACACATTAGATGACTATGTTATTAATCCTCCACATTTAGACGCCGCATATTTTAGTTCCaagattaatttcatttttcagCATGACAAATTGACAAATGTTATATCATATGATGTGTCAATTTTTATTAGTGAGAGCTTTAATTATGCCATTTTATAAACACGAAGATTGGAATTGCACTTTTTTGTTCGTgggaggctaaattgacccttcccaaaaatatttagataatttttaattttttttaatgaataagttCTATACTACTTGATGAAGTATGTGAGAGGTCGACCGAACATATTAGACACGTTATAATTAtgtatgaaaaaaaatatataaaatggaaacaatagatgttttattatttttttttgattcgaaagaaaattacaaaacagcaaaaaagaaaaacagcagcaaaaaaataaaaaaaacccagCATAGCTGGGAATTATCCTAGGACAACAGAGTTGGGACTCCTAATGCTAGGTCCTGAACAATCTTCACTCATCAGACCTCTTATATCTAGGGGTGCTTCCAACAGGACGTTAATTCCACGGGGAGCCGTTTGGGCTTTCTTTGCGAGCCAGTCCGCACACATATTTGCTTCGCGGTAGGTATGTTGAACTTTCACGTTTTCTCTTTCTGTTAACTCTCTAATTGTCATAACAAGCACTCTTCCAGGGTGGACTTGTGCTTCCTCAATTGGTCCGTTGACCAGTCGAATAGCCTCGAGACAGTCCGATTCTAGCAGGATACACTCATATCCCCGATCAATCGCAAGCCGAAGACCAGTAGCAACCCCCCACAGTTTAGCGCTAACACTGTCTCCTACTCCGATAATGTGTAAGAACCCGGACATCCACTGTCCATGTTCATCCCTCAATAACCCTCCTGCTGCAACGTAGTTCCCAGCTGTGCAGCAGGAGCCATCTGTGTTCAGCTTAAACCATAATGCCTCTGGTTTCCTCCATTTAGCCATAGACTCATTTCTATCTTGCCCCATGGCCATTCTTTCCTCAATTGTGGCCCCTGCTACCAGTAAACAGAAAGATTTAATTACCTCACCCATGTCTCTCTGGTCAGTTATAGCGTTTTGAAAGACCATCgagttcctccacttccaaatgaACCAGAGAGCCACAGCAAAAATGATGGAAGTACTTATCTCCCACTGCGTAATTGAGTCATTGTGTAAGAATTTCCAAAGCCAAACCTCCCTATCCAGTGCGAAGAACTCATGGTTACCAAACCCGATGATAAACCGCCAGATTTTTTGACTCGCCGGACAATCTCTTAGAGCATGGAGGCTATTTTCCACTCTCTGGTTGCAGCGGGAGCAGGTGGGATTGTCGGAGATGTCTCTTCGACACCGCTCGGCTTGAGTCAAGAGTTTATCGTGAATTGTTGTCCAGAGGAAGAATTTAATTCTTTGAGGAATTTTCAAGTGCCAAATGAACTCCCACTTCCAGGTAGCGAGTTCCCAACGGTCCTTCGCAATTATCTGATATGCTGATTTGGTAGAGAATTTGCCATTGCTCGTTTCTTTCCAAATCAACTCATCTTTGCATTGTCCAGATATATCGATTTTTGTAGCTGCTATATGTAGGCATAACTCCATAGGAACCCATTTCTCAATTTCATTCCAGTTCCAGTCCCCTTCACTGTTTATATATTCCTTGACTGTGCATCCGATCTGGTTTTCCGGGATCAGTTGTACCATATCACAGAGTCTGAAGTTTCCTAGCCACTCATCATTCCAGAAGCTTATGTTATTTCCGTCCCTAAGGCTCCAAGTGATTCCCTGTTTAAACTCTGAGATCACCATATTCATGCTTCTCCATACATGGGAGCAATGACGAGGCTTTGGCCTATCTGAAAAGATATCCGTGGATGGGAAATATTTCCCTTTTAAAACTCGCACCCACAAGTATTTccatagatgttttattattattaaaatatagactaataataattttggtttctttattattattttgtgaaTCTACTTTGAAAAGGAAAATGGAAGTTTGTTTTCATTCTTTCTCCTCCCACAGGGTTAGATTtgctgtgtttttttttattattattttttctatgTTCTTATACTTCATCTGATCTCTTTATTCGTCTGAATTTGTATCTGCTCTCTATTATTCTTTTGTTTATACCTTTTTCGAATTTAGCACGAGCGGAAACGGTTTATCTTGTTCGTGGATCAATGGATCTACGTAGTAGCAACAAAAGAAAGGATTCACATCCGAATGTTCAGATCGGTTTAAATGATGATGATTGGATTGCAGATATTTTTCTACGGATTTGGATTTACAagaagtatatatttttttgttttttttgtgtttttaatatattttatggttatttttgctttttgtaGTCGTTTTAGTGCCTTTATAAGTCTTGTAAGGTTTTATTtcttatgttttttttgtttttttttggtagaaaggaaaagaaaaacaaaaaaaaaacaaagaaacgctcaacccgggatcagcctaggaaaactgactcccaccacatcctccaagatgAAAGAGGAGATGAAGTTCGGAGGTGAAGAAAAGGTAGAAAGACCCAGCAAACTAGAGTGCCCTTCCATTGCCAGACGGTCCGCAACGcggttctgctccctataaatatgagcaaaCCTAATCGAATCAAAGGAGGAACTAATCCTTTTAATGCCTTTAATAATAGTCAGACTGTTTCTGCAAACAGCATTGCCCTCCGTAATCATTTTAACCGCTTCCtggttatcagattccaccaaaAGCTTCCTCAGTGTTGAGCTTCACCACACCTTCACTTGGCCTACTCCAGCCTAAAAGACTGACCTCCTTCCTCAGAACATCCCTAGCTAAGGGGTCTTCAGAAAAACTCTCAATCATAGTACTAGTCTTCTTTGAAAAGAAATCAAGGACATTAGACTGATAGACCGCTCCTCCTCCAAAGATATCCTCATTCCGccatctccaaatctgatggcaagccaccacaaaaagaagaacaccttTATCCCCAGGCAGAAGACTCCCTTTAATTCCATCAACAAACCAATCCTCTTCAGGATGGGCTAAAAAGGAAGGTAACACATTCCTAGGGAGAATTCCCCTCCAAACCGCCTTACTTTTCTCACAATccctgagagcatggcacaaagtctcctCACACCCTCTACATCTGCTACAGGCTCCAGAATCCACCAGGTGCCTCCTTTTCCtgtccgaattagtaagaaacATATTCCTAgccccaagccacaggaagctcctaatgcggAATGACACTTTCAAGGCCCAAATCGCTTTCCACACCCCAGGGGAGGAaggatccaaattctgaaagAACGCCTAATAAGCAGATTTACACGAATAGGTCCCATTGTTAGTCAGAGCCCAACAGTAACTGTCCTTATCATCATTAAGGTTACTAATGTGAACCCCTCTAATAGTAAGGAGCGTTTCAAGGCTGAGGTAGGAATCAAATTTAtcccaaatccactcaccctcggagtccaccacatcagcgatCTTCCAGTCCTGACTGTCCACTGGGGGCAAGGAAGTACAAACCTCCAATAAAGGCTTCTCACCTATCCAAGTATCcttccagaaactgatggacctgccattacccacattccacccaatcccagcacaaaattcagcaaaaatcgcactaatgccttt comes from Euphorbia lathyris chromosome 8, ddEupLath1.1, whole genome shotgun sequence and encodes:
- the LOC136203005 gene encoding suppressor of mec-8 and unc-52 protein homolog 2 — translated: MTSSKKHYKEKVARRKEEKPEEPELPKYRDRAKERREDQNPDYEPTELGSFHAVAPPGAVDIRAAEAHKISIEKSKYLGGDVEHTHLVKGLDYALLNKVRSEIDKKPDAADDADGKSRTSKEDQQLSFRTATAKSVYKCIVKPETILKTNEMFLPGRMAFIFNMEGGYSNDIPTTLHRSKADCPVPEEMVTVSVDGSVLDRIAKIMSYLRLGSSGKVLKKKKKEKDAKGRISALGNEEDKHSKPNGGIFKDKTEREILLPPPPPPPPKKLQPDSREKQGPTVAREEEDDIFLGEGIEYDVPGKDMSQSPISEDMEESPRNKDRNYVSEPVYGPVPPSGPSQEWQDLNGYDAMQAQALAGGYQGEWQEYQYAEQLAYPEQYLQQTMQGYDMQAASNIQDPRFMTQEEKDRGLGSVFKRDDQRLQQLREKDAREKDPNFISESYSECYPGYQEYNREVVDSDDEDDLSKMDMGGRAKGRLHRWDFETEEEWAKYNEQKEAMPKAAFQFGVKMQDGRKTRKQNKDQKLNNELHQINKILARKKMEKENGDGGGGGGGGGHLDDDMQHTKKARI